A genomic region of Alligator mississippiensis isolate rAllMis1 chromosome 4, rAllMis1, whole genome shotgun sequence contains the following coding sequences:
- the LOC132250050 gene encoding interferon gamma-like yields the protein MEKPTGGEVFLDLLLTNRESFVENVKLKLLDASMQHPPAVAADILCLYDVSTCPYTEIVHSASTELAGMLDSYYFKCGFVESHLKKEWTFILPKEHKIQVCFKCLAPLKIGSSAWFSQIYRDLRKQIKNSSNSDVADGGPIFTEKLKSWTEVNERRILFSHIISLYLKMFENIDTSKTHVRNVHEYLLAKKSNLANDYKKINDIMELAKLPMSDLKIQRKAINELFPLLQKLDSPTARSERRRRQNSRGCKC from the exons ATGGAGAAACCAACTGGAGGAGAAGtttttcttgacttgctgctcacaaacagggagagCTTTGTTGAGAATGTGAAGCTGAAG CTGTTAGATGCTAGCATGCAGCATCCACCAGCAGTTGCAGCTGACATCCTCTGTCTCTACGATGTCAGTACTTGTCCATACACTGAGATTGTGCACTCTGCATCCACTGAATTGGCTGGAATG CTAGATTCTTATTACTTTAAGTGTGGCTTTGTAGAGTCACATCTTAAGAAGGAGTGGACTTTTATCCTTCCTAAGGAACATAAAATTCAAGTTTGTTTCAAGTGCTTAGCGCCTCTCAAAATTGGTAGTAGTGCCTGGTTTAGCCAG ATTTACAGAGACCTCAGAAAACAGATAAAA AATTCAAGCAATTCAGATGTAGCTGATGGTGGACCCATTTTTACAGAAAAGTTGAAAAGCTGGACAGAG GTAAATGAAAGAAGAATCTTATTTAGCCACATTATTTCCTTGTATCTGAAAATGTTTGAGAACATCGACACGAGTAAAACCCACGTCAGAAATGTACACGAGTATCTGCTTGCCAAGAAAAGCAATCTTGCTAACGATTACAAAAAGATAAATGACATAATGGAGTTGGCAAAACTTCCG atGAGTGATTTGAAAATCCAGCGCAAGGCTATTAATGAACTTTTCCCCCTCTTACAAAAACTGGACTCCCCAACTGCTCGTTCAGAAAGAAGAAGGAGGCAAAATTCAAGGGGATGTAAATGTTAA
- the LOC102563354 gene encoding interferon gamma, translating to MSSQAYLFIFLSVHLSCLGCLESTIIPFQVQSDIDKLKIDFLDSYYFKCGFVESHLKKEWTFILPKEHKIQVCFKCLAPLKIGSSAWFSQIYRDLRKQIKNSSNSDVADGGPIFTEKLKSWTEVNERRILFSHIISLYLKMFENIDTSKTHVRNVHEYLLAKKSNLANDYKKINDIMELAKLPMSDLKIQRKAINELFPLLQKLDSPTARSERRRRQNSRGCKC from the exons ATGAGTTCTCAGGCTTACCTCTTCATCTTTCTCTCTGTTCACCTGTCTTGTCTTGGATGCTTGGAAAGTACCATAATACCTTTCCAGGTACAGAGCGACATAGACAAACTGAAAATTGACTTT CTAGATTCTTATTACTTTAAGTGTGGCTTTGTAGAGTCACATCTTAAGAAGGAGTGGACTTTTATCCTTCCTAAGGAACATAAAATTCAAGTTTGTTTCAAGTGCTTAGCGCCTCTCAAAATTGGTAGTAGTGCCTGGTTTAGCCAG ATTTACAGAGACCTCAGAAAACAGATAAAA AATTCAAGCAATTCAGATGTAGCTGATGGTGGACCCATTTTTACAGAAAAGTTGAAAAGCTGGACAGAG GTAAATGAAAGAAGAATCTTATTTAGCCACATTATTTCCTTGTATCTGAAAATGTTTGAGAACATCGACACGAGTAAAACCCACGTCAGAAATGTACACGAGTATCTGCTTGCCAAGAAAAGCAATCTTGCTAACGATTACAAAAAGATAAATGACATAATGGAGTTGGCAAAACTTCCG atGAGTGATTTGAAAATCCAGCGCAAGGCTATTAATGAACTTTTCCCCCTCTTACAAAAACTGGACTCCCCAACTGCTCGTTCAGAAAGAAGAAGGAGGCAAAATTCAAGGGGATGTAAATGTTAA